A segment of the bacterium genome:
CTTCGACGCCCTGGTAGCTCTCGCCGCGCACCCATCGCTGGTGGTGGACCCACCCGGAAGCCCCTTCGTCGCGTGCGTCAGGCCCATAGCTGGCGATGCGCAGCGTGCCGCGAATGGAAGGAAGCCCGTCAGGTACCGCCTCCGGAGGCTGGGCTTCCGGCCGCTCGCAGCCTGCCGTGAATACCGCGAAAACGACGAGAAGAACGACTCGCACGGCCTTGAGGTACCGAAGTCGGAGGCTCATGACCACGCCAAGGCCCGCGCTGTTCTCGGCTTGGCGGGTGGGGCGATTCGACATCTCAATAGCCTGGAATGCCCTTGATCTTCTTCCCCGCCGTGTTTCCACTGTCGACGCGGAAATCCGCGCCGGTGCAAGAGAGGCTCTCGTCCGAGGCGAGGAACAGGATCATGTTGGCAATGTCGCGGATCCGGTCTTCCACGCTTCGCTCGCGCTGATACGCGAGGAAGGGGTGCATGAAGGATTGAGCCAGCGCGGGATCGACGCCCTCGAGGATCTGGGGCGCGATCATCTCGGTGCTGCCCTGCTCGGGGCAGACGGCATTCACGCGGATTCCCCATTTGCCGAGTTCCAGGGCCGCGACCCGGGTAAGCCCGCGCACGGCCCATTTGCTGGACGCGTAGGCGATCTCGCCGTTCTTGGCCGAAACTCCGTCCACCGAGCAGACGTTGACGATCGATCCGCCTCCCGCTGTGCGGAGGGCCGGTGTGCCGGCACGCAGGCCGAGAAAGGTTCCGACCTGGTTCACACGAATCACCCGCTCGTAGTCGGCGAGGCTCGTGTCCTCCAGGGCCGCCATGTGGAGGATCCCGGCATTGTTCACGAGGATATGAAGCGCTCCGAAGCGTTCCTCGGCCGCTTGGATGGCATGCCTCCAATCGTCCTCGGAGGAGACATCGAGACGCTGGAAAATCGCCGCTTCGCCCAACGCCCTCGCCGTCTCGCGACCTTGCTCCTCGTTGACATCGGCCAGGAGCACGCGCGCGCCCTCTTCGACGAACAACCGGGCAACCATTGCGCCGGTTCCACGAGCGGCTCCCGTGACGATCGCGATCTTTCCTTCGAGACGCGTCATCCGGACTAGTCCCTTGTATCGACCAAAGGCGGAAGTGTTGTCATGCTAAGCACTGCGTCCCCCGCAGCCAATCGGTTCTCGCCGTGTCGCGGGCCGATTCATGGGGCCCGTATGTCGAAGAAGCGGTATCGGATTGACTTGA
Coding sequences within it:
- a CDS encoding SDR family oxidoreductase, whose product is MTRLEGKIAIVTGAARGTGAMVARLFVEEGARVLLADVNEEQGRETARALGEAAIFQRLDVSSEDDWRHAIQAAEERFGALHILVNNAGILHMAALEDTSLADYERVIRVNQVGTFLGLRAGTPALRTAGGGSIVNVCSVDGVSAKNGEIAYASSKWAVRGLTRVAALELGKWGIRVNAVCPEQGSTEMIAPQILEGVDPALAQSFMHPFLAYQRERSVEDRIRDIANMILFLASDESLSCTGADFRVDSGNTAGKKIKGIPGY